The Poecilia reticulata strain Guanapo linkage group LG10, Guppy_female_1.0+MT, whole genome shotgun sequence sequence GTTGTTCACAGAAGTCACGCAATCATTCCAGTTCATTCCACTTTCTTTACCCACTATTACAATTCAGGCTATGCCTGgttatcagatttatttttccctgttgatgaagaaatattaaaatatgttctttgataatgttttttttatataatgtaTGCTTTCATAATATGCTTTTGATAATATAAGCCATGACATAACCTGATCAGGCCTCGGGCTCGTGGACAGTGAGAGGTCAGGTCTGTGTTTCATAACCTGATCACGCCTCGAGCTCATGCTAAACAATGCCTACAGCTCGTGGTCATTGTGAAGCAGGAAGCGGCCGAAAGAATATAAAACGAGGAAGTCTCGTTTTATATTCTTCTGCTGTGGGTTGCGTACGGACGCCCAGCCACGTGATAGCTGCTCTGCCTGGACTGACGGCTCTCCAGTCTTTTGTGTCGCGGTAAGAGCGATATACTAAAGGAACATGTATAGCATCACGTATCAATGTATGAATgattgctttgctttgctgaaATCTGTGGCAgaataaaagacatttattcTAGCAGATCAGCGTGttgattcatttttgttgcCGATCACCTCCGATCCTGTCCAAAATTTCACAGAACACTTGTGTAAGTTATAGTATAGGCTACACAGTttcatttattcaatttttcCCCGTACTGAATGTTAGCAGGCTCAACATGACTTAAACTATGCTTCGGGCTATTAACATAGATGTTTTTgctggcttttttttgtctgaatccTTTTCAGAAATGAGAATTGCATTAAGTATAACTGTTATCTTATTAGTTATTCTTAAACAGTggtttgtaaacaaaaacaacaaatcagtaAATCATATGGTAACAACCTGAGCACTAGGTTGCTACCATACAAATACCAATAAATAGTGAGGATGAAGTTCAATCTAAGCATCAGCTTGAGGAAGTAAGGACATTTAAGGAACTTTGAATGGTTGTTGATGCTGGATGGTCTGGTATGAGTATCAAATTCCTGCTATTAAACTTGAATTTTCTCACACAACAATCTCTTAGATTTACAgagaacagtttaaaaaaagggaaacaatCCATCAAGCAGTAGTTGTGCAAATGAAAATCTTCTTTTCATGCTAAAGGCCATTGGAGAATGGACAAAATTAAGATGACAGAAAGACAGCAACAGATCTAAAAGAAACTATGTTTAGACACCAGGCGTACAGAATACCATCTCTAAACTACAACACACTgcagtgttgtgttcaagaccacctaacccgagaccaagacaagaccaagaccagagtgtatcgagaccgagacaagaccaagacttttagggtccgagaccaagtcaagaccaagaccgagggaagtcgagaccgaatcaagaccaagaccagcgtcCCGCGccacatgacacaataaaatgtaaaatatcatcaaaattacttctcaaattgatctgaaagatccatattcccataagaacacatagatattaaatacttaataaatcgTCATAAGATCGTCATATTTGGTTTCATtaaaccaaacagtttttcCTGCAGGGCTTTGggattctcttttctttttttccatttctcttgAAAACTTGATCTCCTTACTCCTTAATAATGCTGGCTAAATTAATCAAGAacctattaatgtttttaaacaaagacacaatataaatgcagttttctttttagcagttttttatgttttcatagaaTATTTGCgttaatttccacaacagagtAGAACTGaaagtacaaatgtttttagatcaatgtttctttattattaggtTGGAAACTTTGTGCTTCTTTCACGTCATTTCCCTTacatcagtggttcccaaactttttctagctagtcatcttttagccaactttacctgcatcaagcagctttactaaacagtctgttagtttggggggaaaactgtgaaaagttctttgcgttttgctggtttgcttccatgattctaacacacctgtgcagctccgcacagcagtagcaggtctccttcgctgccgcacaggtgtaaacccagcgtcgtagtgctcatgttgcgtttaaaggcgacacggaaaaacagattaccacatgttaacggattaaacagttttaactgctgataaaagtgacagaggacacagatatggttAGTGTGGAaacccctactgtatcaaattgacagagaaATAACAGAGACTTGGCCGTTCTaaagtaaaaacccagcgcatacagcgttcatgtctttttttttaaattgtttgtttctctttttcatccGAACGTCTTCCCGTGCCCCCCCGCCCCTTgccaatggcacggcgccccctctagggggcgcgccccacagtttgggaacctctgatgtatgctattctgacagcgtatggtaatctgataggctctcagtgacactccagtcctatccAATAAGTAAAGACCCGTGCAGAAGAATCGTACTGCTCCTGAATGTCGCATCActacattgcagacttttggacacagcgttgtctcatatgtgcgacaagtcagtcaacatctgtccgcacaataattcagagcagtgaatgacaactttttttcatcacaatgcttatgtgtctctatacagcttgctttgctaacatcacgtcaacggagcttacctttctttgagatacttttctaagtgacaaaaaaagttagacgtagtccccactgtctgtgaaagcgaagSgctgctgagttagctgtggccatcggatttcttatgatttatgcagcgttGTTCCATTACTGACTATTAGACAAAACGtctgccgctgagagaaaaccactgcgcatgtcttggagcgccgcgtgcgagtgaaaggtgggggcAAGGGGGGAGAAACATAAACAGTAATTGGCAAGTCTcgttattggttggatttttatCGGTGcgtttttgcatccactgaaaacaaagatgttaacaaataaactggacagtatgctgcatgtttagtgatattttcacagttgcggtctcgaccggtcttgaaataaaatgccgagtcctcagcgccggagaccgagacaagaccgagaccaaatgcggtcgagtccgagaccatcaaaaaatggtctcgagaccaagaccgatctcgagtgCTACAACACTGACACACTGAACCTTGAAGCAGAAGTCCATGCCAGGATCCTCTCTTGGCAACAAAGAACAGTAAACTTAGCATAAAGTCCAGAATCATTGATATTGGACAATGACAGATTACAACAATTTTACTTGCGAAACAGCCAATGCAGTGGTTGGATCTGATGCTCTGGTGTCTCTGAGAAGAGAGAGACATATGTCTGATGATATGCAGGGACCTGCGTTGCTTTTGGATGAATGAAATTCATAAGTTAGGGTGATTGGGAACCGGCTTTGCATGGTGTCGATCTGGTGTTTGTTGACTTTAAAGACAAACTGCAGTCTGCAGCTGTGGAAGCTAGAAACCTGGCTCTAAGTTACGTTCAGAAATACAAAACGTCAGTCAATGTTAAAACCTTTACAATTAGAGATATTGGGGCATTATCAGAGAaccatcaaatgttttttttaatacattttcagcaCGGTTGCAAGAAACATtaagaataaaatcaacaaacaagaagaaaaaaaaaaaaattgaaataatttgaatCTGAAACAAACCATATTCCTCCAGTGCTGTTACATACCAGAACTGTAACCTACCTAGAGTTGTGAATCAATGCTACAACAATTAATTATTCATCAAGACAAAGGactaaaaatgaaatctgactACTAAAAAGCGGTTTCTCTGAAAGGTTAGAGAAGGAACATTGgggttttctttaaattataaatatttaaccatAACATTTGGTCTCTTTCCCTCTGGTTGACAGGTAAACGCAAAGTTTATGTAAATAActtacatttttggaaaagatAAGAATTTACAGCCTTCACAGACTGACAGTTTTTGCGACCCAGCTACAGTAGGAGATGTAGTGATGACACACCTTGATTTTAGTCTGTGTTGTGGTTTGGCACCTCTAACAGAAGGGCTGAGTCCCTCGACCTCAGATGTTGAACTTCCTGCTCCTCTACACTCCATGGTTCAACACTCATTGGTGCATCTCCAAAGTGGAAATGGCTGTTTCCAGCTTAATATAGGCATTGGAGATTGTACTGTTTATCTAAGCtgattaaataattattcagtgaataaaacaacaaaacaaaattttagcTAAATTCACCCGACCTTGTTTGGTCTGACCCAGCACAATGCCATGTTTCAGTGTGCTGTCGTCCATTTCTCTGGCTCTCTTTGCCATCTCCAGTACCACTGGCCATTATTCTCTGGCCAGTGAAGAATGGCCAGAGAAGAAGGCTTTGACAAAAAATGGCTCTTTTATGAAAGCCATTTGTTTACCTTTTCACAGGGAGAATGTCCCAGAAATAAATGACAAGAACCAGCTTGAAGCAAAATTGAAAACTCAGGAGTAAACTGAAATATTCTCAACATGGggaaaatacaaacatataAATTATTGGAAGTTTTAAccttaaacaaaatattacttaaggagaaaattttacataatgttCCGTATACTGTTTCATAGCATCTTGAGCCTTGGAATAGAAGATTGCTGGTACAATCTAATGTTATCTGAAAACtaatcaaatgtttacatttttgcatgcATGAGtatgcaaaaatgttaaaaaggcCTGTATTTATCTGCTTATTAGCactacaagaataaaaaatctgacagaaatttctggtttggttttattaatccctcttttaattttctgtggattttaagAAATTTTGCCACTTTGTTAGTCTGACCCTTCAGTCACagagttgttgcttttttccccatcttcAGCGTTCTGAATTTGAGTCAGCAAGGCCATactttgaacacttttacagGAAAAAGTGAGTGAGGCAGGAAATACAGTGATTCGACTTCATCGGTGTGAAATTGCCCCACTTCCTTTAGTCTCTTAAGCATCACAGGAGTGTAAAGAGATGTCAAGATGCTCCTGTTTTGGGTCACAATACAAGTTCTTCTTCATCAAGGAAGTAAGTATCATTTTCATCTAAATATGAAACATAATTTACCATTTTGTATCTTGCATGTCAACTGTGTATGCAGCTTTTTATGGATTATTGCACTGGTGCTGTTACTGGGTgtagatttttcaaaaattcacTTTCTTTCTCTACAAACTTTATGACTTTCTTGATGGATTGATAATGTTAGCAGCTCTTATTTGGAGGTCAAAATTAATAGTAATGACCTAAAACTGCCATTGATATATTTatgttctttaaataaaacagggtGTTCAAGAAAATATCAACACATAAACAAATACAGGAATCTATATTTTATATGCTAAATTCAGAATCTGAAGGTGTTTAACctacaacataaaatataaaatgaaacactgaaataattctgacaataaaaattgctaaaacctttttttccctaGGAGTTTTATATTAGCTTTCTGTGAGGAGGGAAGATAATTTTTACATAATGTATTGCTTGTTTCAGACCTAAAACATCATAGATTAAAGCGTTGATTCAGTAAACTTGTAAATATGTAATTGAACTGGTGCTTAATAATAAATGCCAAAACGTAAACTTAAAATAGTAACGTAAAtagtattatatattttagtgGCAAGCAACAACTTTTCATTCTTTACAgaatacattttgcattgaaCATCAGCCCCATTGTGGCAGGAAGTGCTTTTTGATTCTAAGAAAGCCAATCGGACGCCTTTGAAAGAGTAGATTACGAAACATCTCTCTTTAACTTAAATGTCAAATCTTTCAATGAAGACAGTGTGAATATGACTTTTTTATGGGCCACCCTGTTTTGCCTTCATAAAGGACGTAAGGGCTGCATGAtctgaaatgtcacattttctgcaATAACAATTTAGgcatttactttttaatatgaGTTTGTTCCTTTGACTTTTCATATGCTAAACTTTATTCTTGCTTTTGTCTCTAAACACAGATGCCTTGGCTCCTGTTGTCACTGTTCAACTGGGTCAACCTGTGACTTTTACATGYgtttttaaaaataacctggACAGCATCGGTTGGCTTCACTGGTACAAGCAAACTGCAGGAGATACTCTGAAATTAATTGTAATGACACGTATGAATACACAACCCACTTATGGACCAGGATTTACATCTGAAAATGTCGACATRACATATCACGACAAAATGACCAACTTGACGATTTGGAAGACCGCCAAAGAAGATGAAGGAATGTATCACTGTGGTYTCATGGATTGGCTCGGTTCTTCTTGGAATGggtcttatttattattaacagGTATTTTGTGTAATTCAAcatatatacaaaataaaattacagtaattttattttgtaaagttactctaattttaataaataataaacataatttgtaCTTCAATCAAATTTTGGGATACTTTGCCATGAATATATCTGTTAGTATAGATCTCCATCTTATCCACCCATAAGATCTCACTTTAATAGAAATATTACGTCCATAATCTTAAAAGGAAAAAGGTTAAATGCAAAAGCTGTAAAAGGTTTTTGCAAAAGcttgaacaaagaaaaaatctaaactcAACAATATTTTTTGAATATTAGGAATAACACACTGCacctgtttcttcttctgatttaataccaatatatttatttatttaggaaacAGTGAAACATCATCAAGCTATCGTGTTGTTCAGSAGCCAGCTGTGTTGGATCTACATGGTAAAGAAACCTCTGAGACWCTGCAGTGTTCACTCCTCTCTCAGACTGAGACAGAGACTTGTGCAGGAGAYCCCAGTGTGTTCTGGTTCAGAACYGGATCAGACAAKAACTCTCTTGATCTCATCTACACCGACGGACAAAGGCCTGAAAATTGTGAGAAGACATCAAACACCCAGAACAAATGCAGATATAACTTCTCTAAGAACATCAGCTCCTCTGATGTTGGGACTTATTACTGTGCTGTTGCCACATGCAAAGAGATATTACTTGGAAATGGAACCAGAATTGAAAGCGGTATGAATTGTTATGCATAATGCTACTAAACAACATCTCTTTATTGGAGACAATGACGTGTGTcttaatgtctttgttttgtagCTCATTCATCATGTTATGAAGTTATGCTGCTGCTAATGATCACAGGAAGCTGCTTGATCATTTCCGTGATtctgaatattgttttaatctgttgCCGAACTCAAAGAACACCACGCAAAACCTTTAGAGGTAAGTATTGATCAAGTTAACTGAAATCTaacatttacaatattttcagAATCCAAATGACTTTTTGAACCATGTGTTTAGAAAGCTCCTCATCAAAGCACAATGACATGAACCAACCAGATAATATGGTGAGTAAACACATCTAATTGTCTGCTTAGTTTGTaaaattgaaatataaaaacatcactgGATAtaagaaaatgactaaaatttatattttggtttaaattttatgtttccacTCAGACACAAGATGGACATCATGTGAACTATGCTGCCTTAAATTTCTCCACAGAGATGACGGGCAGAGAGCTGAAGACGGAAGAAAGTGTATATTCAAATGTCagagaatttatttaaatataatcatGTTCAGTAAATTAGGATGTGGTTTCCAAGGAAACTTgatgtcagattaaaagtccCTTCTGAGAAACAAGtaccacatttctgtattaaaaatatttttattggtctgatgtaatattctaatattaaatgttttgttttaattaattgtatGTCAgacatcataattaacagaagaCAGCCTGCATATAGCTTATCTCTATGTCTATATAATGTTTCAGTAATATTGTAAAgtattaaaaggttttattatcTATACTCTAGACTCACATACAGCACTTATATTGTGATATATGTATTTACACAACTAATTAAATTTTATGgaatgctaaaattaaaaacttgaaaatacaATGTTGTCTTAATTTTATTCTAACGTTTTAGATCAACAAACCTCCTGCTACAAGCCAGGGGCGCTGCCagaaatcttgggccccctgacaaaaaatttgatttggcCCCCCGTGCAGCTACTGTTACAATTATTTTAgcctatttgacccataaaaagcatcacaattttaaaggcttgtatcttccttgctttctttggttcaatactgataattagcactagtataatataataatatttactgctcatgaatttaacatccaacagtccacatccagtatgcaagtaggctGCTTgcattttttctattagttttagattaaatGTCACTCCCacgagcaacagtcaaaagcaaccaCACATagagcaatccagacttctaaaaatgctaggtagttacattttattcaagctgcagtatgtaactttaataaaaaatatgttttctccatatttgttaaagctgtcaccatgtcatagcagtttgttatgagacagataatctgtgaaaacaatcaatttcctccacctccttcctgaattactattactgatTAAAGTAATGCAACGTTCTGaacaaaacaatcaatcagaaccagtaggatgctcttagcactgtcaattagcctcattcattcactgctaaatgtgctgatggtggagaaacaacttagcATTACaggaaactgtttatctgctgtcataaTTGAATGCTAATTGAATGCTCAATTAGCATTCAATTAGCATGCTAATTGAATGCTAATTGAGCATTCAATTAGCATAACTAATTGAATGCTCAATTTAGTTATGCTAACTAAattgagcattcacagtttgaatctgcacagctctgtgctatgctagctgcagtaCGGCACAAATCAAGGGGGatgaaggatgagcagcaccccatgagattgtgattgacagcactaaaactctcctgccactgactggttgtttctagagaaccctgggagaaagcagaggaaatagatttttcacagattacctctcatactaTACtatcacaacataatgacagttttaagaatatgtgaaaaaaattatataaaagttagatactgcagctttaatttcaatcaggagaggacgggtcaggaggggcgtgggttagagctgctgctgactgactcatctgttgttaagtggtaaaaggtacaagttaaatatatgaatatgttggtaatttttttttccttgattcaataatgctagtgaaatggaggcaaacagtagtctgtagctaagctaattatgctaaatgtttgataatctcacagtctacccacctgtcttggagaaaaactgggttataaattaacactcttgcctttttctctctctctctccctctctctattttgtttttgaaaacctggttttataacttttcttagcagcatagtaactgccacggTCGCCGctgttttcagctgcagcttctactgACTGTAGCTGCATAAGTCACTGTTGAGCTCCAAGCAGAAACAAATCCTTTCATGAAGATCCAGGGGGGTTCAGTGCAAAAAcggatgtgttttttttggtctgggagggtAACATAAAATTACTACTGCTataaacaatctttgaaaatacaatatgattaattttgtatttgacaggactcagattttttttaaatgtatgtctatgaacaaaatataaataattaaattgtggaggaccccctgttggtcagggcccctagaatcgtcatcacttttcaccccTTTACCGCACCCCTGCTACAAGCTAACACATATTTTTTCCCAGTACCTGTATCCTTTATTCTGTTGAAGCAAACCGTAACAAAGATGCTAAATTTTGATAACTAAACACCAAAGGAAACTTATAGTAAATGACAAAGAGAGCAAGACATGAAGCACACACAGCATAACGAAGGAAGCTGcaataaacaatgaaaatcaGGTGAGCTTAATTAGGAGAATGAGCCGAATTAGACACTAAATACACCACTGTTTACACTCCAAAGTAAAGTGTAAAAGACGATAAAATAACCAATGTACACCAGTGGTGTGCAGTCATCATGACAAGTACAATCAACACGAACAATCATGATAATAATAGTAACTGTAAATCAATTTGTCTACTTTGTCTGCTTCTTTACTAAATCTTCTGCTTTCTGATTCACTATGGTGTCTTATCGAACTGTCTGGGCCACCGTAGTTCACAcattttgtgtcaaaatatGTTTATCACTTGGACATAGACCCTATCTCCTCCCTGAATTGTACAACTGGACAACCAAGTAttagaaatgaacattttattcacaattgcttaatttgtgtaatttcttttgAGCCCCTGAAATGAGgggattgtgtttaaaaatgcttcagtcCCTCACATTTTTATGCAATCTTATAGTTCAACCTACTGAACAGAGTATTTGAAGTGCAGTGACAGTCTACAGTTCAACGGCATCtaaattgttttgttcagaATTAATTGTGGTGATGTACAGAACCAAAGTTTGGAAAATGTTGTCTCTGTCCAAATACTTAAGGATCCAAGTGCACTATTCCCAACCCTCCACCCCCGCAACCCCTGTCACCTCCGCCATTTTTGACACACCTTAATCTTAGTCTTAGTTGTGGTTGTGTCACCTCTAAAATCCCTTCTCTTTCATAATGTACAATATTGTAACTTCAAAAAGACAAGATGCAACATACCAGGTTAAAGCTCTAGTGCTAATTGACACCTCTAGTAATTATAGCTTTTGTGTAGGTGCACATGCATACATGTGTGTGATTCATTAATATTGTGCAACATCTACAATTTAGTTTGtccattttatcattttctaaACCAGTTGGTAATGCTATCCTTTATATTGTGTGAAAGGATCTTATCTGTTATCAGTTTCCCAAGTGTTAAGGAATAAAGAGACAATAGCAAGTAGAACataattaatatttcatttagaaaaaaaaaataaagcaacttggGGTGAAAAGAAGAATTGGGAGGAAACGGGGGGATGGGTTACAAACCACCAGCACCCatctacagaaaataaacacgTCACCTCCCAGTTTTAAAAGTTATGCTGCCTAGCCACAAGTAGaacgacaacaaaaaaggaCTGCAACCAGATTCACTAAAACACAAAACGCTTCTTGCTACATAGAAACAAGCAGGCCGTTGTAATGGTTATATAAATGTTGGATAAAAAGGAACATACTTCTGGATGCACTCTTACAGGCAAACAAAATTAGTATTGGTATGagtattttaagtgtattaaaaatgttctaaatattaaaaattaaaactttaaagtcACTGTTGAGTGGACACAATaatacaaacaataaatgaatgtcgcacaaaaacacattgaatCTAATACGGGTAATTTTTGGCATATTTATGGAAGGCGGGTTCCTCAAGCATCAAATGGTAAAGCTGATGTTTGAAGTCTATGCTAATTCTCAGAAATCTTTGTTAGTCCAACCCTTTGGTCACAGAGTcactgctttttttctcttagtGTTCTGAATTTAAGTTCACAGTTCTCTCTGTATGGCACAGACTTTGCacactttaatgaaaaaaagggTGAGGCATTAATGGTAAATTACCCCTGATGCCCGTCTTTTCCTTCCTGTCTTTAAGTATTACAGAGTGTAATGACTTGTGTCAAGATGCTTCTGTTTTGGGTGACACTATGTTTTCTTCATCAAGGAAGTAAGTATAATTTTCTCTAAATATGATTGTATCTTGCGTGCCAACTGTACATACATTTGCATTGGTGTACTTTCTGAAAGACTATTTCTTGAAGTCCAGATTTGCAAGTGAGTGTTGTGGGGCAATGCTAGTAATAGTGGTAAGAGTTTGTCCGGTAGCCGGCGGGTTGCCAGTTCGAGCCCCTGCTATGTCTTGCCTGGTGGTGATGGCTTGGTCATGCTGGTGGGTGGCAGTGCcacttctgtcagactgccaaAGAGCAGCTCTGGCTATAATCCAGTAGCTTACTACCATCAGCGCTCGAATGGGTGGATGTAATGTGAGGTGCTTTGGGATCCTCTGCACTTGCTAAGCTCTACATAAGTacaagtcatttatttttaaacccagTAGCAAAACTATAAAATTGAAGATTTTCTTGATAACATCAGTAGCTctcattctgaaaataaatgtattttccacaTTGATCATCTACAACCTTGGCATTAAATAAACAGGGTGTTCAAGAAATTATATTATACACTTTATCTGCTGGTTGCATATTCATATGCATAATCACATACGAGATTaattaaaaggtaaaaatattgattaagAAGGATTTTCAGATGCCTCTGAAagtataaattacaaaaaatttccatttgaattAAGTATCAAATCTCTCAACCTAGACAGTGTGAATATGAACCTTATGGACCACACAGTTTCTTCTTCATGAATAATCTAAGAGCAGCATGAAGTGAAATTTAATATCTTCAATTACATCCATACAGGTgttatatgcttttttttcctaatggTTATTCTTGTATTAAATTTTTCTCATTGCTTTTGTCTTTAAACACAGATACCTTGGCTCCTGTTGTCACTGTTCAACTGGGTCAACCTGTGACTTTTACATgcgtttttaaaaataacctggACAGCATCGGTTGGCTTCACTGGNNNNNNNNNNNNNNNNNNNNNNNNNNNNNNNNNNNNNNNNNNNNNNNNNNNNNNNNNNNNNNNNNNNNNNNNNNNNNNNNNNNNNNNNNNNNNNNNNNNNNNNNNNNNNNNNNNNNNNNNNNNNNNNNNNNNNNNNNNNNNNNNNNNNNNNNNNNNNNNNNNNNNNNNNNNNNNNNNNNNNNNNNNNNNNNNNNNNNNNNNNNNNNNNNNNNNNNNNNNNNNNNNNNNNNNNNNNNNNNNNNNNNNNNNNNNNNNNNNNNNNNNNNNNNNNNNNNNNNNNNNNNNNNNNNNNNNNNNNNNNNNNNNNNNNNNNNNNNNNNNNNNNNNNNNNNNNNNNNNNNNNNNNNNNNNNNNNNNNNNNNNNNNNNNNNNNNNNNNNNNNNNNNNNNNNNNNNNNNNNNNNNNNNNNNNNNNNNNNNNNNNNNNNNNNNNNNNNNNNNNNNNNNNNNNNNNNNNNNNNNNNNNNNNNNNNNNNNNNNNNNNNNNNNNNNNNNNNNNNNNNNNNNNNNNNNNNNNNNNNNNNNNNNNNNNNNNNNNNNNNNNNNNNNNNNNNNNAGCCAGCTGTGTTGGATCTACATGGTAAAGAAACCTCTGAGACACTGCAGTGTTCACTCCTCTCTCAGACTGAGACAGAGACTTGTGCAGGAGACCCCAGTGTGTTCTGgttcagaaccggatcagacaATAACTCTCTTGATCTCATCTACACCAACGGACAAATGCCTGAAAATTGTGAGAAGACATCAAACACCCAGAACAAATGCAGATATAACTTCTCTAAGAACATCAGCTCCTCTGATGTTGGGACTTATTACTGTGCTGTTGCCACATGCAAAGAGATATTACTTGGAATTGGAACCAGAATCGAAAGAGGTATGAATTGTTATGCATAATGCTACTGAACAACATATGTTATTGATGTCAGTTGTTTATAAGCGACAATGACGTGTCTTTATCTCTTTGTTTTGTAGCTCATTCATCGTGTTATGAAGTTATGCTGCTGCTGGTGATCACAGGAAGCTGCTTGGCCA is a genomic window containing:
- the LOC103471489 gene encoding uncharacterized protein LOC103471489 isoform X3: MLLFWVTIQVLLHQGNALAPVVTVQLGQPVTFTCVFKNNLDSIGWLHWYKQTAGDTLKLIVMTRMNTQPTYGPGFTSENVDXTYHDKMTNLTIWKTAKEDEGMYHCGXMDWLGSSWNGSYLLLTGNSETSSSYRVVQZPAVLDLHGKETSETLQCSLLSQTETETCAGDPSVFWFRTGSDXNSLDLIYTDGQRPENCEKTSNTQNKCRYNFSKNISSSDVGTYYCAVATCKEILLGNGTRIESAHSSCYEVMLLLMITGSCLIISVILNIVLICCRTQRTPRKTFRESSSSKHNDMNQPDNMR
- the LOC103471489 gene encoding uncharacterized protein LOC103471489 isoform X2: MLLFWVTIQVLLHQGNALAPVVTVQLGQPVTFTCVFKNNLDSIGWLHWYKQTAGDTLKLIVMTRMNTQPTYGPGFTSENVDXTYHDKMTNLTIWKTAKEDEGMYHCGXMDWLGSSWNGSYLLLTGNSETSSSYRVVQZPAVLDLHGKETSETLQCSLLSQTETETCAGDPSVFWFRTGSDXNSLDLIYTDGQRPENCEKTSNTQNKCRYNFSKNISSSDVGTYYCAVATCKEILLGNGTRIESAHSSCYEVMLLLMITGSCLIISVILNIVLICCRTQRTPRKTFREMTGRELKTEESVYSNVREFI
- the LOC103471489 gene encoding uncharacterized protein LOC103471489 isoform X4, yielding MLLFWVTIQVLLHQGNALAPVVTVQLGQPVTFTCVFKNNLDSIGWLHWYKQTAGDTLKLIVMTRMNTQPTYGPGFTSENVDXTYHDKMTNLTIWKTAKEDEGMYHCGXMDWLGSSWNGSYLLLTGNSETSSSYRVVQZPAVLDLHGKETSETLQCSLLSQTETETCAGDPSVFWFRTGSDXNSLDLIYTDGQRPENCEKTSNTQNKCRYNFSKNISSSDVGTYYCAVATCKEILLGNGTRIESAHSSCYEVMLLLMITGSCLIISVILNIVLICCRTQRTPRKTFRAPHQSTMT
- the LOC103471489 gene encoding uncharacterized protein LOC103471489 isoform X1; amino-acid sequence: MLLFWVTIQVLLHQGNALAPVVTVQLGQPVTFTCVFKNNLDSIGWLHWYKQTAGDTLKLIVMTRMNTQPTYGPGFTSENVDXTYHDKMTNLTIWKTAKEDEGMYHCGXMDWLGSSWNGSYLLLTGNSETSSSYRVVQZPAVLDLHGKETSETLQCSLLSQTETETCAGDPSVFWFRTGSDXNSLDLIYTDGQRPENCEKTSNTQNKCRYNFSKNISSSDVGTYYCAVATCKEILLGNGTRIESAHSSCYEVMLLLMITGSCLIISVILNIVLICCRTQRTPRKTFRESSSSKHNDMNQPDNMTQDGHHVNYAALNFSTEMTGRELKTEESVYSNVREFI